A window from Tenacibaculum singaporense encodes these proteins:
- a CDS encoding TonB-dependent receptor plug domain-containing protein produces the protein MKKIITIFILFFTINLFSQKDTIAINKLKEVIVNGKRNVEKKRIATKELKIGAKEQTKNPINLTNLLRYNSPIAFRDYGNGGVSTARFRGTSASNTLVLWNGVPINAVGSGQTDFNALSASISDNIVVQSGGNSTEYGSGAIGGTVHLNDELLFKNHQKFNLFTSYGSYNTTSNFFKSSAGTGKWSIKLASTFNYSDNDYTYIDERYKDSEGDLLTNENGKYKNYGVNFVIGYKFSPTNSLSFYSTAYYGNRLFSDGLPNPSAGSERNEDFNQRNLLQWKYAFSSQFKQELNLAYLTQEYRYYGNKDAENYSFGKSKTALLNHSLTYKPSNVLSFNYKTMYENINGENTDINTKTRNSVAFVGSVKYQPIEKLITNLQVRKEINSDFNVPLSLFVGGEYRLTNQLNILANFSTNYRVPTYNEMYWPVVGNLNLIPESSKQGELGVSFKKKNLNITSTLFYIYINDKILWLPTGGSNLWRPRNVNDVINKGVETFVSYKKEIGEHIIDFSSNYTFTLAENTETKKTLPYAPEHLLNFNINYNYKRFIFFIQSLHQGKVYTNETNLDFYSLDPVHVQNAGVTFNLSTKQTKLPMIGFTLNNIFNKVYYFSNLRPMPGTNFNINLNYKF, from the coding sequence ATGAAGAAAATAATAACAATATTCATACTGTTTTTTACAATTAATCTTTTTTCTCAAAAAGATACAATAGCTATTAACAAATTAAAAGAGGTAATAGTTAACGGGAAGAGAAATGTAGAAAAAAAACGCATTGCTACGAAAGAATTAAAGATAGGAGCTAAAGAACAAACTAAAAACCCTATCAACTTAACTAACCTCTTACGATATAATAGCCCAATAGCTTTTAGAGATTATGGTAATGGAGGCGTGAGTACTGCACGTTTTAGAGGAACATCGGCTTCAAATACATTGGTGTTATGGAATGGAGTACCTATAAATGCTGTAGGAAGCGGACAAACAGATTTTAACGCACTTTCTGCGAGTATAAGTGATAATATTGTTGTGCAAAGTGGGGGAAATAGTACTGAATATGGATCTGGTGCTATTGGAGGAACTGTTCATTTAAATGATGAGTTGTTGTTTAAGAATCATCAAAAGTTTAATTTGTTTACTTCTTACGGAAGTTACAATACAACGTCTAATTTCTTTAAAAGTTCAGCAGGAACAGGTAAGTGGAGTATAAAATTAGCTTCTACGTTTAATTATTCCGATAATGATTACACATACATAGATGAACGTTATAAAGATAGCGAAGGTGATTTACTAACTAATGAAAATGGTAAATACAAAAACTATGGAGTTAATTTTGTCATAGGTTATAAGTTTAGTCCTACAAATTCTTTATCGTTTTATTCGACTGCCTACTATGGAAATCGTTTGTTTTCTGATGGATTGCCGAACCCGTCTGCTGGAAGTGAACGAAATGAAGATTTTAATCAAAGAAACTTACTACAGTGGAAATATGCATTTTCTTCTCAGTTTAAACAAGAACTAAACTTAGCTTACCTAACGCAGGAATATAGGTATTACGGGAATAAAGATGCTGAAAATTACAGTTTTGGTAAGTCTAAAACTGCTTTATTAAATCACTCTTTAACTTATAAACCATCTAATGTTTTATCGTTTAATTATAAAACGATGTACGAAAACATTAATGGTGAGAATACAGATATTAATACCAAAACAAGAAATTCTGTAGCGTTTGTGGGTAGTGTTAAATATCAGCCTATTGAAAAATTAATAACGAATTTACAAGTTAGAAAAGAAATTAATTCAGATTTTAATGTGCCTCTGTCTTTATTCGTAGGAGGAGAATATAGATTAACTAATCAATTAAACATTCTAGCCAATTTTTCAACAAATTATCGAGTTCCTACTTATAATGAAATGTATTGGCCTGTAGTTGGAAATTTAAACTTAATACCTGAAAGCTCAAAACAAGGGGAGTTAGGAGTTTCTTTTAAAAAGAAAAACTTAAACATAACATCTACATTATTTTATATTTATATTAATGATAAAATTCTTTGGTTACCAACAGGGGGTAGTAATTTGTGGAGACCAAGAAACGTAAACGATGTAATAAATAAAGGTGTAGAAACTTTTGTAAGTTATAAGAAAGAGATAGGGGAGCATATTATTGATTTTTCTTCTAACTATACATTTACTTTGGCAGAAAACACAGAAACAAAAAAAACACTTCCTTATGCACCTGAGCATTTGTTAAATTTTAATATCAATTATAATTATAAAAGGTTTATTTTTTTTATACAAAGCTTACATCAAGGTAAGGTGTATACTAATGAAACAAACTTAGATTTTTATTCTTTAGATCCAGTACATGTTCAAAATGCAGGAGTAACCTTTAATTTATCTACAAAACAAACAAAGCTTCCAATGATAGGGTTTACGCTAAATAATATATTTAATAAGGTGTATTATTTTTCAAACTTACGTCCTATGCCTGGAACAAATTTTAATATCAATTTAAATTATAAATTTTAA
- a CDS encoding YncE family protein, which produces MKITKLLLQLFLVSIVLTSCSSEDKIVEVSREAYDNGIIISSEGNFGAKDGSISFLDSSIKESENFVYAGVNGALLGGLIQSITFTDTEAYIILNDVNTIVVVDRVSFKKKGQITTGFNTPRYMTVLGSKGYVTNWGATDNESDDFVAIVDLNSLKVEGKIDVELGPEQILNKDNKLYVSHKGAYGSNNIISIIDLNDNNSISTVTVKDKPDEIAFDGSGNLIVLSEGKAAYTGDETLGAISKVNIANKTVEEIVFPEGVHPSLMTLDNNNLYYSIGAKVYKMGVNDSSLPASEIITVDLFTDESKGAYILFYGMGVKEGRLYALNTSFVSTSEVQVFNLSDNKKVKSFEVGVGASKIYFN; this is translated from the coding sequence ATGAAAATAACAAAACTACTTTTACAGCTTTTTTTAGTAAGTATAGTTCTTACTTCTTGTTCTAGTGAGGACAAAATAGTTGAAGTATCTAGAGAAGCATATGACAATGGCATAATTATCAGCTCAGAAGGAAACTTTGGAGCTAAAGATGGTTCAATTTCTTTTCTAGATAGTAGTATAAAAGAATCGGAAAACTTTGTTTATGCTGGAGTAAATGGAGCTTTATTAGGAGGATTAATACAATCTATCACGTTTACAGATACAGAAGCTTATATTATCTTAAATGATGTGAATACTATCGTAGTAGTTGATAGGGTAAGTTTTAAAAAGAAAGGCCAAATAACAACTGGATTTAATACTCCAAGATATATGACTGTATTAGGAAGCAAAGGTTATGTGACCAATTGGGGAGCTACAGATAATGAAAGTGATGATTTTGTTGCGATTGTAGATTTGAACTCTTTAAAAGTAGAAGGAAAAATAGACGTTGAGTTAGGTCCAGAACAAATACTGAATAAAGATAACAAATTATACGTCTCTCATAAAGGAGCTTATGGTTCAAATAATATTATATCTATTATAGATTTGAATGATAATAATAGTATTTCTACTGTAACAGTTAAGGATAAACCAGACGAAATAGCTTTTGATGGATCAGGTAACTTAATCGTTTTATCAGAAGGAAAAGCAGCTTATACAGGAGATGAAACATTAGGTGCTATCTCTAAAGTGAATATAGCAAATAAAACAGTGGAGGAAATTGTTTTTCCTGAAGGAGTACACCCTTCTTTAATGACTTTAGATAATAATAATTTGTATTATAGTATCGGAGCAAAAGTTTATAAAATGGGGGTAAATGACTCTAGTTTACCAGCATCTGAAATAATAACAGTTGATTTATTTACTGATGAGTCTAAAGGAGCTTATATTTTATTTTATGGTATGGGGGTAAAAGAAGGTAGGTTATATGCTTTGAATACTAGCTTTGTTAGTACAAGTGAAGTACAGGTCTTTAATTTATCTGATAATAAAAAGGTTAAAAGTTTTGAAGTAGGTGTAGGAGCTTCAAAAATTTATTTCAATTAG
- a CDS encoding thiol-disulfide oxidoreductase DCC family protein has product MNNLPSNKKVILFDGVCNFCNDSVLKVIKYDVKNQFVFTSLQSDIGKEITQYLGIDTSKVDSIILYEPNVAYDIKSTAALKIMNDFGGIWKLTQVFWVFPEGLRNIVYDYIAKNRYKWFGKKDACMIPSKEIQDKFL; this is encoded by the coding sequence ATGAACAATTTACCTAGTAATAAAAAAGTGATTTTATTTGATGGTGTCTGTAATTTTTGCAACGATAGTGTTCTAAAAGTTATAAAATATGATGTCAAAAATCAGTTTGTATTTACTTCTCTTCAATCTGATATAGGAAAAGAAATAACACAATATTTAGGGATAGACACTTCTAAGGTTGATTCTATTATTTTATATGAACCAAATGTTGCTTATGATATTAAATCTACGGCTGCGTTAAAAATTATGAATGATTTTGGCGGGATATGGAAACTAACACAAGTTTTTTGGGTCTTTCCAGAGGGGCTCAGAAATATTGTATACGATTACATTGCTAAAAATCGTTACAAATGGTTTGGTAAAAAAGATGCATGTATGATTCCTTCTAAAGAAATACAAGATAAGTTTTTATAA